One part of the Vicia villosa cultivar HV-30 ecotype Madison, WI linkage group LG6, Vvil1.0, whole genome shotgun sequence genome encodes these proteins:
- the LOC131609228 gene encoding dolichol-phosphate mannose synthase subunit 3-like: MKHIVKILTLVIAITALWIGLLQTSMIPQSHTWLLPIYFVVSLGCYGLLMVGVGLMNFPTCPQEALLLQKDIVEAKEYLKQRGVDVGSS, translated from the exons ATGAAGCATATTGTAAAGATTTTGACGTTGGTAATTGCCATCACTGCTTTATGGATTGGCCTTCTACAAACTTCTATGATTCCACAAAGTCATACTTGGTTG CTACCAATCTATTTTGTCGTGTCTTTAGGATGTTACGGACTATTAATGGTTGGAGTTGGTCTGATGAATTTTCCTACATGTCCTCAAGAAGCTCTGTTGTTGCAAAAG GACATTGTTGAGGCCAAGGAATATTTGAAGCAAAGAGGAGTTGATGTTGGCTCCAGCTGA
- the LOC131609229 gene encoding uncharacterized protein LOC131609229 isoform X2: MGGGSIRESWCFCKGVSKSERMKGAIFSGKNQALATISNTNVVNGVSGTGFLIHRNLLLTTHANLPSAVAASSSEIRLHNGVAATLVPQRFFITSSVLDLTIVGLDDADGESNAQGQNSHYLKTCCKTNLDLGSVVYLLGYTKKQELTVGEGKVVIATDNLIKLCTDGIIWSPGSAGFDVNGNLAFMICDPMKLSTSPNTKSPSTSSSSTSSWKKDLPMQFGIPIPVICDWLNQHWEGNLDELNKPKLPLMRLMSNGPRSEHSCASFTLRQVFKSTDGDNEGTSSSSNNNVVKTRDQGQSSGAVANTAEEENLITNSNAAHIQGIPTPEIYESPRVTSVPLRKKENTQIQLLDINFPPRIAKPPVSSQPSKEPHPKPAEPLHENQPKGEQNQDRMPVRTPVTEVSSTGSVNGALCEVQSSSSPVDASRMHDGYTSEGETMYSAETAESRNYTSPRELNFQQVGRSQSCVSHNRWGAAKRSQVARGMLVENQRSFMNVKKMHSQGATSQRSNEYFSPTVSSIMKRNGSEQPTRSRYQSKSSHHRNL; this comes from the exons ATGGGTGGTGGTAGTATTAGAGAATCATGGTGTTTTTGTAAAGGGGTGAGTAAGTCTGAGAGAATGAAAGGTGCTATTTTTTCAGGAAAAAACCAAGCTTTGGCTACAATTAGTAACACCAATGTTGTTAATGGTGTTTCTGGAACTGGGTTTCTTATTCATAGGAACCTTCTTTTGACAACTCATGCTAATCTTCCTTCTGCTGTTGCTGCGAGTAGCTCTGAGATCCGCTTGCATAATGGTGTTGCGGCCACTCTTGTTCCTCAGAG GTTTTTCATTACAAGTTCTGTATTAGATCTTACAATAGTGGGATTAGATGATGCCGACGGGGAATCGAACGCGCAGGGTCAAAACTCTCACTACTTGAAGACCTGTTGTAAAACAAATCTTGATCTAGGAAGTGTAGTGTACCTTTTAGGTTATACAAAGAAACAAGAGCTCACTGTTGGTGAAGGGAAGGTCGTCATAGCGACCGACAATCTCATAAAACTTTGTACCGATGGAATTATATGGAGTCCAGGTTCTGCAGGATTTGATGTAAATGGAAATCTAGCTTTTATGATATGTGATCCTATGAAATTATCGACGTCACCGAATACAAAATCGCCTTCGACTTCTTCATCGTCTACCTCGTCGTGGAAGAAGGATCTCCCAATGCAATTTGGCATACCGATTCCTGTCATATGTGATTGGTTAAATCAGCACTGGGAAGGTAACCTTGATGAGCTTAACAAGCCGAAATTACCGCTCATGCGGTTGATGTCGAACGGTCCTAGGAGTGAACATTCATGCGCTTCCTTCACTTTGCGGCAAGTTTTCAAATCGACAGATGGTGATAATGAGGGCACCTCATCTTCATCAAACAACAATGTCGTAAAAACAAGAGATCAGGGACAAAGCTCGGGTGCTGTCGCCAACACTGCTGAAGAAGAAAACTTGATTACTAACTCTAATGCTGCACATATACAAGGGATTCCAACTCCAGAAATATACGAATCACCTAGAGTAACTTCTGTGCCGCtcagaaagaaagaaaatacaCAAATACAACTTTTGGACATCAATTTTCCCCCAAGGATTGCCAAACCTCCAGTTTCCTCGCAACCGTCAAAGGAACCGCATCCGAAACCCGCTGAACCTCTGCACGAAAACCAGCCAAAAGGAGAACAAAACCAAGACAGAATGCCAGTAAGAACTCCCGTTACTGAAGTTTCCTCAACAGGTTCTGTTAACGGAGCTCTATGTGAGGTTCAATCTAGTTCCTCACCCGTGGATGCTTCCCGAATGCACGACGGATATACCAGCGAAGGAGAGACTATGTACTCAGCAGAAACCGCAGAGAGCCGTAACTATACAAGTCCTCGAGAGTTGAACTTCCAACAAGTGGGAAGGAGTCAGAGTTGCGTAAGTCACAATAGATGGGGTGCTGCAAAGAGAAGTCAAGTTGCTCGCGGGATGCTAGTTGAAAATCAAAGAAGCTTCATGAATGTAAAGAAGATGCATTCACAAGGAGCAACTTCTCAGAGAAGCAACGAGTATTTCAGCCCAACGGTATCGTCGATCATGAAACGTAACGGCTCGGAGCAACCAACAAGATCCAG GTACCAATCAAAGTCATCTCACCATAGAAATTTATAG
- the LOC131609229 gene encoding uncharacterized protein LOC131609229 isoform X1, whose amino-acid sequence MGGGSIRESWCFCKGVSKSERMKGAIFSGKNQALATISNTNVVNGVSGTGFLIHRNLLLTTHANLPSAVAASSSEIRLHNGVAATLVPQRFFITSSVLDLTIVGLDDADGESNAQGQNSHYLKTCCKTNLDLGSVVYLLGYTKKQELTVGEGKVVIATDNLIKLCTDGIIWSPGSAGFDVNGNLAFMICDPMKLSTSPNTKSPSTSSSSTSSWKKDLPMQFGIPIPVICDWLNQHWEGNLDELNKPKLPLMRLMSNGPRSEHSCASFTLRQVFKSTDGDNEGTSSSSNNNVVKTRDQGQSSGAVANTAEEENLITNSNAAHIQGIPTPEIYESPRVTSVPLRKKENTQIQLLDINFPPRIAKPPVSSQPSKEPHPKPAEPLHENQPKGEQNQDRMPVRTPVTEVSSTGSVNGALCEVQSSSSPVDASRMHDGYTSEGETMYSAETAESRNYTSPRELNFQQVGRSQSCVSHNRWGAAKRSQVARGMLVENQRSFMNVKKMHSQGATSQRSNEYFSPTVSSIMKRNGSEQPTRSRQTAFHSPSPRWMF is encoded by the exons ATGGGTGGTGGTAGTATTAGAGAATCATGGTGTTTTTGTAAAGGGGTGAGTAAGTCTGAGAGAATGAAAGGTGCTATTTTTTCAGGAAAAAACCAAGCTTTGGCTACAATTAGTAACACCAATGTTGTTAATGGTGTTTCTGGAACTGGGTTTCTTATTCATAGGAACCTTCTTTTGACAACTCATGCTAATCTTCCTTCTGCTGTTGCTGCGAGTAGCTCTGAGATCCGCTTGCATAATGGTGTTGCGGCCACTCTTGTTCCTCAGAG GTTTTTCATTACAAGTTCTGTATTAGATCTTACAATAGTGGGATTAGATGATGCCGACGGGGAATCGAACGCGCAGGGTCAAAACTCTCACTACTTGAAGACCTGTTGTAAAACAAATCTTGATCTAGGAAGTGTAGTGTACCTTTTAGGTTATACAAAGAAACAAGAGCTCACTGTTGGTGAAGGGAAGGTCGTCATAGCGACCGACAATCTCATAAAACTTTGTACCGATGGAATTATATGGAGTCCAGGTTCTGCAGGATTTGATGTAAATGGAAATCTAGCTTTTATGATATGTGATCCTATGAAATTATCGACGTCACCGAATACAAAATCGCCTTCGACTTCTTCATCGTCTACCTCGTCGTGGAAGAAGGATCTCCCAATGCAATTTGGCATACCGATTCCTGTCATATGTGATTGGTTAAATCAGCACTGGGAAGGTAACCTTGATGAGCTTAACAAGCCGAAATTACCGCTCATGCGGTTGATGTCGAACGGTCCTAGGAGTGAACATTCATGCGCTTCCTTCACTTTGCGGCAAGTTTTCAAATCGACAGATGGTGATAATGAGGGCACCTCATCTTCATCAAACAACAATGTCGTAAAAACAAGAGATCAGGGACAAAGCTCGGGTGCTGTCGCCAACACTGCTGAAGAAGAAAACTTGATTACTAACTCTAATGCTGCACATATACAAGGGATTCCAACTCCAGAAATATACGAATCACCTAGAGTAACTTCTGTGCCGCtcagaaagaaagaaaatacaCAAATACAACTTTTGGACATCAATTTTCCCCCAAGGATTGCCAAACCTCCAGTTTCCTCGCAACCGTCAAAGGAACCGCATCCGAAACCCGCTGAACCTCTGCACGAAAACCAGCCAAAAGGAGAACAAAACCAAGACAGAATGCCAGTAAGAACTCCCGTTACTGAAGTTTCCTCAACAGGTTCTGTTAACGGAGCTCTATGTGAGGTTCAATCTAGTTCCTCACCCGTGGATGCTTCCCGAATGCACGACGGATATACCAGCGAAGGAGAGACTATGTACTCAGCAGAAACCGCAGAGAGCCGTAACTATACAAGTCCTCGAGAGTTGAACTTCCAACAAGTGGGAAGGAGTCAGAGTTGCGTAAGTCACAATAGATGGGGTGCTGCAAAGAGAAGTCAAGTTGCTCGCGGGATGCTAGTTGAAAATCAAAGAAGCTTCATGAATGTAAAGAAGATGCATTCACAAGGAGCAACTTCTCAGAGAAGCAACGAGTATTTCAGCCCAACGGTATCGTCGATCATGAAACGTAACGGCTCGGAGCAACCAACAAGATCCAGGCAAACTGCTTTTCATTCTCCTTCACCAAGATGGATGTTTTGA